The window CCTGCAGCGAGGATATTCGCAAGCTGGGCGACAATATGATGGCCCAGGGCATTGCGGTTGAGCAGATCACCCAGATTATTTCGGCACTGAATGACGTCACTCTCTGCCAGTTGTCACGCCTGATCCGTGAGCATCATCCTCAGGTGAAACAAGTGGACTATTGCTGGCTGGCTTTGGGTTCTGAAGGTCGCATGGAACAAACCCTTTATACAGACCAGGATAACGGCATTATTTTTCAAACCACTGGCACACAGGACACACAAGCGATAAGAGAAGTGCTGCTGGCGTTTGCACATGAAGTCAATCTGGCCCTGGATACCTGCGGCTTTCCGCTATGTAAAGGCAATATCATGGCTTCCAATCCGCAATGGTGCCTGAGTACCGATGAGTGGCGTCATCGCTTCAGCGCCTGGGTCAACAGCCCGGATCCAATGGCCATCATGCATTCAACGATCTTCTTTGACTTCCGGGCGCTGGACGGCAATATGGAACTGGCTTCAGCTCTCCGCCGGTGGCTCAATCAAATTGTGCAGCAGCATCCTGTTTTTCTGCGGTTTCTCACTCAAAACGCCATCTCACGCAAGCCGCCACTGGGGCTATTCCGGGATTTTGTCACCAGCCAGGACAACACCCTGGACCTGAAAACCCAGGCCGCCGTCCTGTTTGTAGACGTAGCGCGGATACTGGCGCTACAGGCAGGTAGCCCTCACACCAGCACCGTCCAGCGACTGAAGCAAGCCGGACCGGCTGCAGGCCTGCGCCAGGAACAGGCTGATGCCTACGCGGAAGCATTTCTGTATATCCAGTTATTACGCATGCAATTGCATCATCAGTCAGCAGCCAGCCATTCCCCGTATACCAATCAGATCAACCCGGCGACCCTGAACGCACTCGACAATCGTATCCTGCGTGAAGCCTTTCGGCTGGCCAAGTCGCTGCAAAGCATGCTCGCGGTGAAGTATGCCCTTTAACAAGATGATCAATGCGCTGACGCGTTTTCTGCGCCAATCCCCTGCTCACCCGCGTGCGGCCTCCTTGCAGAAAAGGTTTGAAGCCTGGCGCGCCTTGCCGGCAGCGAACAGCAGGCAAACCGTAAGGGACAGCCGAATCGTCGTTCTGGATGTGGAAACCAGCGGCCTTAATCTGAGGAAAGATCGCTTAATAGCGATTGGTGCCGTAGCCATTGTGCAAGGCCGGATCATGCTGAACGACACTTTTGATATCGTGCTGCGACAGGAACAGGTCAGCAGTAAAAGCAATATTCTTATCCACGGTATTGCAGGTGGGAAACAGCGCAGCGGCACCGAGCCGGCCGATGCCCTGATGCAGTTTCTGGAGTACATCGGCCCCGACCCGCTACTGGCCTTTCACGTTGCCTTTGACCAGACCATGCTGGAGAAAAGCATGAAAACCTGGCTACAGACTGATCTGCGCAAACGCCCCTGGATAGATCTGGCCTATCTGGCGCCTGCACTGTATCGGGAACAGGCGCTGAGCCACAGGACCCTGGATGACTGGATGCAGCTGTTTCACATACACAATCAACGACGCCACGACGCCGTGGCCGACGCGCTGGCCACTGCCGAGCTATTTCTGTGTCTGAATAAAAAATGCGAACAGCTGGGCAAGTACACACTGGATAGCCTCTATACTGCCGAAAGACAGTACCGGACGCTTATTGCACAATAAACGGGGTTCGGCTTTGAAGGACAAAAAGCACCGCGGACAACAAAATTGAACGGGTACGGTTGTCTTGGTCGACATGCGCATGAAAAAACCGGCCCGTGTTGCCACTGCCGGTCTTTTCTGTGCCAATCTGGCCGATTAATAATCAGGCCGATTTATGATGTCGGGCAGGATGCTTCATCAAATGACGCCACACGAAACCAGGGTAAGCCAACACCACATAAAGACATGCGGCAATCGCGTAAAACTCCCAGTTTTTCACGGCGGGATTAGCGTAGTTGGCTTCGATAGCAAAACCAATGGCACCCACAATAAAGTAACCCAGCAACACTTCCAGCAAGCGGGTGCTCACATGCTTGACCGACACATAAGGCGTAACCATGGCGCCAGGCGCATACAGCGCAGCACCCAGCAAAACCACACCGCCGAACATATACGGCAGATTTCCAGACTGGGTACTCAACAGCCAGCATCCTGCTGCAATAACACCATAGGACACCACCGCACGCAGAAAGCAGAACCAGAATGGTCTTTGCACGGGTTCCCCCGCCTGCTGCCATGGCGTAAACACAAATGCACGCTCCGTCAGGAATGGCACAATAGCAAATGCAAACGCCAGTGCGATGAAAATCCAGATTGACTCAGCAGGATACATAGAAAAGCCGTCCGTCAGAATTTAAGCGAAGCGTCAATCACCTGCACACACAGGGTCATCAGGCTGCCGGGCAGTATGCCAAGCACAATGATAAGCAGTCCATTGACAGACATCACGCCACTGCGGAATGACCAGGCTGTATCAGGTGCAGGCACACCCTGTACCGGTTCGTCAAAGTACACGACCTTAACTACGCGAAGATAGTAGAACGCACCAATCAATGAGCACAGGACCGCATAGATGGCAAGCCACACATGACCGGCAGAAATCACAGCCTGCAGCACCACCAGCTTGGCATGAAAGCCCACCAGCGGTGGAATACCTGCCAGCGAGAACATCAGCAACAGCATGCCAAAAGCCATGATCGGGCTGCGCTGATTCAGGCCTTTGAGATCGTCAATGTTTTCACATTCAAAACCCTGGCGGCTCATCAGCAACACCAGACCGAAGCTGGCCAGCGTGGTCAGCACGTAGGTTACGATATAAAAAAGCGAAGAAGCATAAGCGCCGCTCATGACGGTACCGTTGGCGGCAACGCCCGACAGCAGTCCCAGCAGAACAAAGCCAACATGCGAAATGGTTGAATAGGCCAACATCCGCTTGAAGTTTGTCTGCATAATGGCCGTCAGGTTACCAATGGCCAGCGACAATACGGCCAGAATGATCAGCATAGGCTGCCAGCTCAGGGCAACTCCATTGAGGCCTTCGATCAACAGACGCAGTGTGATGGCCAGTGCAGCCAGCTTCGGTGCGGCACCAATCGTCAGCGTAATGGCGGTAGGCGCACCCTGATACACGTCCGGGATCCACATATGAAATGGCACGGCACCCAGTTTGAATGCCAGACCGGCCACTACAAACACGGTACCCAGAACCAGGGTCATTTCACCTGCCTGACCACTGCGAATAACCTGGATAACGCCGGCCAGATCCACGTGACCCGTTGCACCATACACCATTGAAATACCATAAAGCATGAAGCCGGAAGCCAGCGCACCCAGCACGAAGTATTTCATGGCCGATTCGGTCGCAACCAGTGAATCACGACGCAATGCAACCATCGTGTACAGGGCCAGAGACATCAGCTCCAGACCCAGATAGATGGTCAGCATGCTGCTGGCAGAAATCATCACCATCTGACCCAGCAACGCACACAGCGTGAGCGGATACAGTTCGCCGGATTTGGACATATCACGATCCACCACATACTGGCGGCTGTAGATCAATGTGACCAGCACTGCGAGGTAAGAGGCGATTTTCAGGAAATGTGACAGCGGATCGGCCACATACATGCCGTAAAAAGTGGTGCCGGCAATACCGCTATTCCATTGCATCAGTGACACGACGGTCATAATGACCAGAGCGCACAGAGAAAAAACATAGGTGGTTTTGCGGGTAGCCTCATGACTGAATGCATCGTAAACCAGAATGCCCATGGCCATGATCACCAGAATGATTTCAGGCGCTGCAAGTGCAAAATTAAATTGATTTTCCATGATGACTCAGTCTTACAATTTAGAAACGGCCACGTGATCCAGCAATTGCTGAACGGACACGTGCATCACATCGGTAAACAGTTTCGGATAAATACCCATTACCAGTACGAAAATAGCCAGGATCGCCAACAGTGCATATTCGCGGCAATTCACGTCTTTCATCTGTTTAACCGCTTCGTTGGTAACATCGCCATAGGCAACGCGCTTGACCATCCACAGTGAATACGATGCACCCAGGATCAGCGCGGTTGCAGTCAACAGACCAATCCAGAAGTTATGCTCGACAGCACCCAGAATTACATAGAATTCACCAACAAAACCACTGGTTGCCGGCAGACCGCTATTGGCCATTGAGAACAACACAAAGAAGGTCACAAATTTGGGCATTGTGTTGATGACGCCACCATAGTCGGCAATGCGACGCGTATGCAGACGGTCATACAGCACGCCGATACACAGGAACATCGCGCCCGATACGAAACCGTGAGAAATCATCTGAATCACTGCACCTTCCATCGCTGCCGTATTGAACAGGAAAAAGCCCAGTGTGACGAAACCCATGTGGGCAACCGAAGAGTATGCCACCAGTTTTTTCATATCGTCCTGAACGATCGCCACCAGGCCGATATAGATCACGGCAACCAGCGACAAGGCAATCATCAGGCCGGCCATGCTATGAGACGCGTCCGGTGCGATAGGCAGAGAAAAACGCAGGAAGCCGTAAGCACCCAGTTTAAGCATAATCGCGGCCAGCACGATAGAACCACCTGTAGGCGCTTCCACGTGAGCATCCGGCAACCAGGTATGGACCGGCCACATGGGCACCTTGACGGCGAAAGCTGCCAGCAATGCAAAGAAAATCAGCATTTGCGGTGTATAGCCCAGCTTGGCCTGCTGCCACACCAGAATATCAAACGACCCGGTCTGCGTGTACAGATAGATGAAAGCGACCAGTGTCAGCAGTGAGCCCAGCAGGGTATACAGGAAAAACTTGAACGCGGCATACACCCGGTTCGGGCCACCCCACACACCGATAATAATGTACATCGGGATCAGCGTAGCTTCGAAGAATATATAGAACAGCAAACCGTCCAGCGCGGCAAACACCCCGACCATCAGACCCGAGAGGATCAGGAACGCAGCCATATACTGGGCAACGCGTTTGGTGATCACTTCCCAGCCAGCCAGCACCACGATGACGGTGATGAAAGCGGTAAGCAACACCAGCCACATCGAAATACCGTCTACGCCCAGATGATAGGTCGCGGAAAAGGCTTCGATCCAGGGTGTTTTTTCGACAAACTGCATTTGTGCCGTCGAACCATCGAAACCGAAATACACCGGCAAAGTGACCAGAAAACTGATCACGGAGCCGAACAGTGCCAGCTTACGGGTGAAATCGGCGCGTTCGTCGCTGCCCATGATCAGAACCAGAATACCGGCAACGATCGGCACAAAAATTGCCAGGGACAGCCAGGGTAAGGTAGAAGTCATTTCGCCCATCTTAAAGTACCAGCACAAATATTGAAATGAAGGCAATCACGCCAACGATCATGGCAAATGCATAATGGTAAATATAACCAGACTGCAGATGACGGCTGATGGCAGCCACCAGCCCGACCAGACGCGTACTACCCGAGACCAGACCGCCATCGATCACACCCTTGTCGCCCACGTTCCAGAACAGTGAACCCAGACCACGGGCACCACGGGCAAAGATATTCTCGTTGATCCAGTCAACATAGTATTTGTTTTCCAGAACCCGGTTGATGCCGGACAGCGAGCGATAGACACGTGCAGGCAAGGCCGGATTAACCAGATAGCAGTACCACGCCACAACCAGACCGGCAATCATCAGCCAGAAAGGTACGGTGGTGAAGGCATGCAGACCATACGCGAACCAGCCGTGGAATTCATGCGCCAGCTCTTCCATCGCAGGGTGCGCTTCGGAAACCGTAATCACGCCCTTGAAGAAATCGCCGAACAGCAGCGGATCGATCACCCAGGCACCGACAATCACCGAAGGAATCGCCAGCAATAGCAGAGGCAGGGTCACCACCCATGGAGACTCGTGCGGCGTGCCACCGTGATGATGATCATCATGGCCGTGCGTATCGTGTGCCGTCCCATGTGCCGCGTCATGGCTGTCGCTATGATGAGCGTCACCGTGATGCGCATGGCCATCTGTGCTGAAGCGCGGTTTGCCATGGAACACCAGGAAATACACGCGGAACGAGTACAGTGATGTCACGAACACACCAATCAGTGTTGCCCAGTAGGCAAAGCCGCTGCCCCACACCGTTGCTGCACCGGCAGCTTCGATAATGTGTTCTTTGGAGTAGAAGCCGGCAAAGAATGGCGTACCCACCAATGACAGCGTACCGATCAAAAAGGTGATCCAGGTGATAGGCATATATTTGCGCAAGCCACCCATATTGCGGATGTCCTGATCATGGTGCATGCCGATAATCACGGAACCCGCACCCAGGAACAGCAGCGCCTTGAAGAACGCGTGTGTCATCAGGTGGAAAATCGCGATCGGATAAGCCGATGCGCCCAGCGCCACCGTCATATAACCCAGCTGCGACAGCGTTGAATAGGCAACCACGCGCTTGATGTCGTTCTGGATAATACCCAGAATACCCAGGAACAGCGCGCCGATACTACCAATCACAATCACAAATGAAAGCGCGGTGGGAGACAGCTCGAACAGCGGTGAGAAACGTGCCACCATGAAGATACCTGCGGTCACCATGGTTGCCGCGTGAATCAGGGCAGAAATAGGCGTCGGGCCTTCCATCGAATCGGGCAGCCAGGCATGCAGCGGCACCTGGGCTGATTTACCCATGGCACCAATAAACAGACAGATACATGCCACCGTAATCAGATGCCAGTCGGTCCCTGGAAACGCAGTCGCTGCCAGTTTGTCCGATTGTGCAAAAACATCGCTGTAATTCAGTGAGCCGGTATAGGCAAACAGCAGTGCGATACCCAGTACGAAACCGAAGTCACCTACACGGTTAATCAGGAACGCCTTCATATTGGCGAAGATCGCTGTGGGACGCGTATACCAGAAACCAATCAGCAGATACGAAACCAGACCCACCGCTTCCCAGCCGAAGAACAGCTGCAGCATGTTGTTGGCCATGACCAGCATCAGCATTGAAAAGGTGAACAGCGAGATATACGAGAAGAAACGCTGGTAACCCGGGTCATCGGACATATAGCCGATGGTGTAAATGTGCACCATCAGCGAAACGGAAGTGACCACCACCATCATGAGCGCGGTGAGCGCATCAACCAGGAAGCCCACCTCGGCCACGCGGGTGCCAATCAGACTCCAGGTGTACACCGTATCGTTATAGTGTGCGCCGTTAATGCCTACCTGGTACAGCACATAGGCTGACCCAAAGAACGACACGGCCACCAGAATGATCGTAATCATATGGGAGGCGCGACGGCTGACTGTACGACCGACGAAGCCGGTCCCGAACAGGCCGGTCACGATGGCACCCAGCAAGGGAGCCAGCGCAATAACCAGCAGCAGTGAAGATGATAAGGAGTTGTTCATTCCGGATCCTTACCCTTTCAAACGACCGATGTCGTCCACATTGATTGAATTGATTTTACGGAACAGCATCACAAGAATCGCCAGGCCGATAGCCGCTTCAGCAGCAGCCACCGTGAGGATGAAAAATACGAATATCTGTCCGGCTGTATCAGGCATGCCATCGGCACCCGGCATCCAGCTGGAGAAAGCCACGAAATTGATATTAACGGCCAGCAGCATCAGCTCGATCGACATCAGCAGACTGATCAGATTGCGCCGGTTCAGAAAAATACCAAATACGCCCATGGCGAACATAATCGCGCCAAGGATCAAATAATGAGCGAGTGATATGGTCATTTGCCTTCCCCTGCTGGTTTCACATCCTGGTCTTCTGCCGTGGGCACTTCACGCTGCGATGGAATATTAACCATCTTCAGACGATCAGATGCCTTCACATGCAACTGCTGATCGGACGTCACGTACTTGCGATTACGACGCTCGCGCAAGGTAAGCGCAATTGCGGCGATCATACCTACCAGCAGCGTTACCGCACCAATCTGAACGGCATAGGAGTAGCGGGAATACAGGGCAATACCCAGTTCACGCGTATTGTCATAATCAGCAGGCATGGAGATGGACGGACCGGAACCCAGGTACATATTGCCCAGTACAAAGGCAATTTCCAGAACCATGACGCCACCCACAACCAGGCCCAGCGGCAGATAGGTTTTGAAACCGGACCGCAGATTGGCCGGCGTAATGTCGATCATCATCACAACAAACAGGAACAGCACCATCACGGCGCCCACATAAACCAGAACCAGCAGCAGCGCCAGAAATTCCGCACCCAGCAGCATCCACAGCATGGAAGCTGTAAAGAAGGTCAGAATCAGGTGCAGCACCGCCGTTACCGGGCTGGTCGCCGTAATGACCCGCGCACCTGCAATGATCAGGATAACGGCCAGAATATAAAAGAGAACAGTTGTAAACATGGTTATCTTCTCATTTGCCTTTATCGGTAACGGGCATCAGCTTCGCGACGCGCAGCGATCTCGGATTCATACTTATCTCCTACAGCGAGCAGCATATCCTTGGTGAAATACAAATCGCCCCGCTTCTCACCGTGGTACTCATGAATATGCGTCTCAACGATGGAATCAACCGGGCAGCTCTCTTCGCAAAAGCCGCAGAAAATGCACTTGGTCAGATCGATGTCATAGCGCGAGGTACGACGAGTGCCGTCATCACGCTCTTCTGATTCGATGGTAATGGCCAGGGCAGGACACACTGCTTCGCATAACTTACAGGCAATGCAGCGCTCTTCCCCATTGGGATAGCGACGCAAGGCATGCAGGCCACGGAAGCGCGGTGAAGCCGGCGTTTTCTCGTAAGGGTACTGCAGCGTAATCTTGCGCTTGAAGAAATACTTGCCCGTCAGACTCATGCCTTTCAGCAATTCAGTCAGTAGCAGGCTGCCAAAAAAATCTTTAATTGCACTCATGTCTCTGTCAGCCTATTTCCAGATATTAAAAGGCGTCTGCATCCAGATCGCGACAACCAGTAACCAGATCCCGGTAAGCGGAATGAATACCTTCCAGCCCAGACGCATGATTTGGTCATAGCGATAGCGGGGAAAGGAAGCGCGGAACCAGATAAACAGTGACACCACGAAAAATGCTTTCAGACCCAGCCACAACCAGCCAGGGACCCAGGTAAACGGCGCGAAATCCAGAGGTGACGACCAGCCGCCCAGGAACATCACCGAAGCGATGGCAGACAGCAGAATCATGTTGGCGTATTCGGCCAGGAAGAACAGTGCGAAACCCATACCTGAATATTCAACCATGTGACCGGCAACAATCTCGGACTCCCCCTCAACCACGTCGAACGGGTGGCGGTTGGTTTCAGCAACGGCTGAAATCACATAGATCACGAATAGCGGCAGCAAGGGCAGCCAGTTCCAGGACATGAAGTTCACACCATGTGAGGCAAACCAGCCTTGAGTCTGGCCCTGTACGATGCCGTTCATGTTCAGCGTACCTGATACCAGCAACACGGTTACCAGCACAAAGCCCATTGCCAGCTCATACGATACCATTTGTGCCGAAGCACGCATCGCCCCCAGGAAGGCATACTTGGAGTTGGATGCCCAGCCGGCGATGATCACGCCGTATACACCAATAGAGGTAATGGCCATCACATACAGCAGGCCGGCGTTGACATTGGCCAGCACGACTTCAGGACCGAAAGGCACCACTGCCCAGGCGGCCAGCGCCGGAATCAGCGTAAGTACCGGTGCGATAAAATACAGCACCTTGTTGGCCTGCGCCGGTACGATGACCTCTTTGGTGAGCAGCTTGAGCACGTCGGCAAACGGCTGCAACATACCACCAGGGCCAACGCGATTGGGACCGCGACGTACGTGCATGTATCCAATCATGCGACGTTCCCAAAGGGTAAGGAAAGCCACGCAGATAATGATGGGCAGTGCGATGACCACAATCATGACCAGCGTCCAGATGACGAGCCATGCCACCGGGCCGAGCAGATCGGTTCCCCAGACATTCACTGCCTTGACGCCGTCGGTAAACCAGGACCAGATATCCATCAAAGTTTCTCCACGAATACATTACCGAAAGCACTGCCAAGTGCGGCAGTTTGTGCAAAGCCCTGGGCGATGCGAACTGTATTGTCTGCCAGGCGATCATCCTGCTTAGCCTGGATTTGTATATCGTTACCGTTGCTGCCACGCACCTTTACGGTATCGCCGCTTTGAACGCCCAGGCGCGCAAGCGTTGCTGCGTTCAGGCGGGCTACCGGTGCGGCGCTGGCGGGCGCCTGCTGCAGTGATTCGGCACGACGCACAATGGCGTCGGTACGATAGATCGGCAGATCGGCCACACGCTGCAGGGCACCATCGGCTACCGGTGCTGCTGTCGCTGCGCCGGCTACCGCTGTGACCTTGTTGGAGAGCTTGGCGGCAAAGCCGTTGAGCAGCACGCTGTCGCGTACGGATTCGGATGTCTCGTCTTCAAAGTCTGTCAGCTTCAGAATATTGCCCAGGACGCGGAGCACTTTCCAGGCCGGACGACTTTGTCCCAGACCGGCAACCACGCCCTTGAAGCTTTGCGCACGGCCTTCGGCATTCACAAACGTGCCGGAGGTTTCAGTAAACGGCGCAACCGGCAGCATGATGCGTGCCCAGCTCTCTGCTGCTGATTTATATGAAGTAAGTGCAATGGAGAAGGCACCGGCCAGCATTTTTTCTGCCTTGTCGCCATCATCCATGTCCAGCGCCGGCTCGGCGTGCAGAACCAGATACGCCTTGAGCGGATTGTTCATCATTTTGGCCACGTTCATACCGTCTTCCGTCGCCACGGCACCGGCAAGATAGCCACCTACCGTATTGGCGCCCGCTGTCAGGAAACCCAGTGTGCCATTAACCTGCTGTGCAATGGTCTGAGCCTGAACAGCCAGTTGCGACGCGTGTGGCGACGCGACAGCCATATTACCCAGGAACACTGCGCTCTTGCTGCCGCCAGCCAGAATGGCTGCGACATCAGCAGCCGTCAGATCCTGTTTGCCCGGTGCCGGTACTGCCTGCTCTGCAGACTTGCCTGCTGCTGCCACCTGAGCCACAAAAGCCGGTAACTGATCCGGTGCAACAGTTATCCGTTTTGCAGTGGGGATCAGCGGATCGTCGCCGGTTGTATCAATAATAACGATCTGGGTGCCGTGTTTGGCTGCCTGACGCAGGCGCTGCGCGAACAGCGGATGATCCTTGCGCAGCACTGAACCAATCACCAGCACCCGGTCCAGGGTATTCAGTTCGGCAATGGGCATGCCCAGCCAGGGCAAACCCTGCAGTGACTGCTCAAAACCGGCATCGGTCTGGCGCAAGCGGAAATCGATGTGCTGCGAACCCAGGCCACGCGTCAGGCGAGCCAGCAAGGCCAGCTCTTCGACGGTAGAGTATTCCGTAGCAAGTGCACCGATCTGGCCGTCACCATGCGTTTGGTTAATGCGCTCCAGCACCTGTGCGGCGGCTGTGAGTGCGTCATTCCAGGAAGCCTCGCGCCATACGCCGTCATCGCCCTTGATCATGGGCGTTTGCAGACGGTCGGCAACGTTAAGGCCTTCATAGGACCAGCGATCCTTGTCGCTGATCCAGCATTCATTAATCTCTTCGTTCTCGAACGGCACGACCCGTTTCACCTGATCGCCCTTGACCTGTACCACCAGATTGGAACCTACGCTATCGTGTGCGCTGATTGAGCGGCGACGCGCCAGCTCCCAGGTACGCGCGGTATAGCGGAACGGTTTGGAAGTAAGTGCACCAACAGGGCACAAATCAATCATATTGCCGGACAATTCAGATTCAATGGCATTGCCCACAAACGTCTGAATTTCAGAATGTTCACCGCGATTGAGCATGCCCAGTTCCATGACACCGGCCACTTCCTGGCCGAAACGGACACAGCGGGTACAGTGAATGCAGCGACTCATTTCTTCTGCAGACACCAACGGGCCGACATCCTTATGGAAAACCACCCGTTTTTCTTCACGGTAACGTGATTCGTCATTGCCGTAGCCCACGGCCAGATCCTGCAACTGACACTCGCCGCCCTGATCACAGATAGGACAATCCAGCGGGTGGTTGATCAGCAGAAACTCCATCACACTTTTTTGCGCAGCAACCGCCTTGGCTGAGCAGGTGTGCACCACCATGCCCTGCGTCACCGGTGTGGCACATGCCGGCAGCGCCTTGGGCGCCTTTTCGACTTCTACCAGACACATACGACAGTTGGCCGCAATGGACAGCTTCTTGTGATAACAGAAATGCGGAACGTACAGACCCAGTTCGCTGGCGGCATGCATAACCATGCTGCCTTCGGGCACTGATACGGGTTTTCCGTCTATGGTAAGTTCAACCATGCTTTGACCTACAGATATTGAGGAACCACACATTGCTTATGCTCAATGTGGTATGCGAATTCATCGCGATAATGCTTCAAAAACCCGCGAACAGGCATTGCCGCCGCGTCACCCAGCGCACAGATGGTGCGGCCCATGATATTGCCGGCAATGGTATCGAGCAGATCCAGGTCTTCCTGGCGACCCTGCCCGTGTTCAATGCGGTTGACCATGCGATACAGCCAGCCGGTACCTTCCCGGCAAGGCGTACACTGGCCGCAACTTTCTTCAAAATAGAAATACGACAGGCGCAGCAGGGATTTAACCATGCAGCGCGTTTCATCCATGACAATGACCGCGCCGGAACCCAGCATTGAACCAGCCTTGGAGATGGCATCATAGTCCATAGTGAGATTCATCATAATCTCGCCGGGCAGCACAGGCGCACTGGAACCACCAGGAATCACGGCTTTGAGCTTGCGGCCATCACGCATCCCACCCGCCAGTTCCAGCAGTTTAGAAAACG of the Advenella mimigardefordensis DPN7 genome contains:
- a CDS encoding DUF294 nucleotidyltransferase-like domain-containing protein, which gives rise to MQLNQATVEHLKRFPPFQNMQQHVLEALASRLTINYFATGETIIPANAPPPDTFYIVKQGIVQTEQLASSARQYRDTFELHEGECFPLGAILASRSPGSQFVAATDTFVYELSLAGFQQLRAESPVFRDYCEQRTALLLEYSKQIIQAQYSRSSTEQPALTMPLQQLIRREPVTCPASLPLRHVLRHMKEQQVGSIIAVDENEQVVGIFTLQDLLTRVALPQADLDAPFARYMTTDPVSLPPGAPASEAALIMARRGFRHIVVADSDSGKLRGMVSEKDLFSLQRISLRQINLRLQAAQSVQDVAACSEDIRKLGDNMMAQGIAVEQITQIISALNDVTLCQLSRLIREHHPQVKQVDYCWLALGSEGRMEQTLYTDQDNGIIFQTTGTQDTQAIREVLLAFAHEVNLALDTCGFPLCKGNIMASNPQWCLSTDEWRHRFSAWVNSPDPMAIMHSTIFFDFRALDGNMELASALRRWLNQIVQQHPVFLRFLTQNAISRKPPLGLFRDFVTSQDNTLDLKTQAAVLFVDVARILALQAGSPHTSTVQRLKQAGPAAGLRQEQADAYAEAFLYIQLLRMQLHHQSAASHSPYTNQINPATLNALDNRILREAFRLAKSLQSMLAVKYAL
- a CDS encoding 3'-5' exonuclease, translated to MPFNKMINALTRFLRQSPAHPRAASLQKRFEAWRALPAANSRQTVRDSRIVVLDVETSGLNLRKDRLIAIGAVAIVQGRIMLNDTFDIVLRQEQVSSKSNILIHGIAGGKQRSGTEPADALMQFLEYIGPDPLLAFHVAFDQTMLEKSMKTWLQTDLRKRPWIDLAYLAPALYREQALSHRTLDDWMQLFHIHNQRRHDAVADALATAELFLCLNKKCEQLGKYTLDSLYTAERQYRTLIAQ
- a CDS encoding DUF2818 family protein — encoded protein: MYPAESIWIFIALAFAFAIVPFLTERAFVFTPWQQAGEPVQRPFWFCFLRAVVSYGVIAAGCWLLSTQSGNLPYMFGGVVLLGAALYAPGAMVTPYVSVKHVSTRLLEVLLGYFIVGAIGFAIEANYANPAVKNWEFYAIAACLYVVLAYPGFVWRHLMKHPARHHKSA
- the nuoN gene encoding NADH-quinone oxidoreductase subunit NuoN; this encodes MMENQFNFALAAPEIILVIMAMGILVYDAFSHEATRKTTYVFSLCALVIMTVVSLMQWNSGIAGTTFYGMYVADPLSHFLKIASYLAVLVTLIYSRQYVVDRDMSKSGELYPLTLCALLGQMVMISASSMLTIYLGLELMSLALYTMVALRRDSLVATESAMKYFVLGALASGFMLYGISMVYGATGHVDLAGVIQVIRSGQAGEMTLVLGTVFVVAGLAFKLGAVPFHMWIPDVYQGAPTAITLTIGAAPKLAALAITLRLLIEGLNGVALSWQPMLIILAVLSLAIGNLTAIMQTNFKRMLAYSTISHVGFVLLGLLSGVAANGTVMSGAYASSLFYIVTYVLTTLASFGLVLLMSRQGFECENIDDLKGLNQRSPIMAFGMLLLMFSLAGIPPLVGFHAKLVVLQAVISAGHVWLAIYAVLCSLIGAFYYLRVVKVVYFDEPVQGVPAPDTAWSFRSGVMSVNGLLIIVLGILPGSLMTLCVQVIDASLKF
- a CDS encoding NADH-quinone oxidoreductase subunit M, which produces MTSTLPWLSLAIFVPIVAGILVLIMGSDERADFTRKLALFGSVISFLVTLPVYFGFDGSTAQMQFVEKTPWIEAFSATYHLGVDGISMWLVLLTAFITVIVVLAGWEVITKRVAQYMAAFLILSGLMVGVFAALDGLLFYIFFEATLIPMYIIIGVWGGPNRVYAAFKFFLYTLLGSLLTLVAFIYLYTQTGSFDILVWQQAKLGYTPQMLIFFALLAAFAVKVPMWPVHTWLPDAHVEAPTGGSIVLAAIMLKLGAYGFLRFSLPIAPDASHSMAGLMIALSLVAVIYIGLVAIVQDDMKKLVAYSSVAHMGFVTLGFFLFNTAAMEGAVIQMISHGFVSGAMFLCIGVLYDRLHTRRIADYGGVINTMPKFVTFFVLFSMANSGLPATSGFVGEFYVILGAVEHNFWIGLLTATALILGASYSLWMVKRVAYGDVTNEAVKQMKDVNCREYALLAILAIFVLVMGIYPKLFTDVMHVSVQQLLDHVAVSKL
- the nuoL gene encoding NADH-quinone oxidoreductase subunit L yields the protein MNNSLSSSLLLVIALAPLLGAIVTGLFGTGFVGRTVSRRASHMITIILVAVSFFGSAYVLYQVGINGAHYNDTVYTWSLIGTRVAEVGFLVDALTALMMVVVTSVSLMVHIYTIGYMSDDPGYQRFFSYISLFTFSMLMLVMANNMLQLFFGWEAVGLVSYLLIGFWYTRPTAIFANMKAFLINRVGDFGFVLGIALLFAYTGSLNYSDVFAQSDKLAATAFPGTDWHLITVACICLFIGAMGKSAQVPLHAWLPDSMEGPTPISALIHAATMVTAGIFMVARFSPLFELSPTALSFVIVIGSIGALFLGILGIIQNDIKRVVAYSTLSQLGYMTVALGASAYPIAIFHLMTHAFFKALLFLGAGSVIIGMHHDQDIRNMGGLRKYMPITWITFLIGTLSLVGTPFFAGFYSKEHIIEAAGAATVWGSGFAYWATLIGVFVTSLYSFRVYFLVFHGKPRFSTDGHAHHGDAHHSDSHDAAHGTAHDTHGHDDHHHGGTPHESPWVVTLPLLLLAIPSVIVGAWVIDPLLFGDFFKGVITVSEAHPAMEELAHEFHGWFAYGLHAFTTVPFWLMIAGLVVAWYCYLVNPALPARVYRSLSGINRVLENKYYVDWINENIFARGARGLGSLFWNVGDKGVIDGGLVSGSTRLVGLVAAISRHLQSGYIYHYAFAMIVGVIAFISIFVLVL
- the nuoK gene encoding NADH-quinone oxidoreductase subunit NuoK, encoding MTISLAHYLILGAIMFAMGVFGIFLNRRNLISLLMSIELMLLAVNINFVAFSSWMPGADGMPDTAGQIFVFFILTVAAAEAAIGLAILVMLFRKINSINVDDIGRLKG